AATAGCAACCCGCCTTGGTTGTGAAGGGTCATAAGAAAGTAACATTAAAGATATTGAAGCCTTGCTTCCGGATAAAAATTAATATCAGTTAGTTCATTAAATCCGTAATATATTTTCTTAATAGGAGCAAAATGGAGAACAAAACTCCCTTCTATGAACAACATGTGGCCGCTGGCGGGAAAATGGTCCCCTTCGCAGGATTTTTAATGCCGGTGCAGTATACCGGGATCATAGGGGAACACCGGCACGTCAGAAGCGCCGTCGGCCTGTTTGATGTTTCTCACATGGGCGAGATCGAGGTTTGGGGCCCGGAGGCCCTGAAATTCGTTTCCTACGTCACTATCAACGACCCGGCGGTGCTGGAAGTGGACCAGGTGCAGTATTCGGCCATGTGCTACCCGGATGCTGGTATTGTGGACGATCTGTTGGTCTATCGTTTTCCCGATCACTATTTTCTGGTGGTCAACGCCTCCAACCTGGACAAGGACTTCGCCTGGCTGCAGGAGCAGTCAAAATTTTTCGATGTCACATTAAAAAACACCAGCCCCGAAGTTGCCCAGTTGGCCCTGCAGGGCCCCAAGGCCGAGCCCCTGCTGCAGAAGATATGCGATCTCAAGCTGTCCGACATGAAATTCTACTGGTTCAAGACTGGAAAGGTGGACGGGATCGAGATGATAGTCTCCCGCACCGGATATACCGGCGAGGACGGCTTCGAGC
The sequence above is a segment of the Candidatus Edwardsbacteria bacterium genome. Coding sequences within it:
- the gcvT gene encoding glycine cleavage system aminomethyltransferase GcvT; this encodes MENKTPFYEQHVAAGGKMVPFAGFLMPVQYTGIIGEHRHVRSAVGLFDVSHMGEIEVWGPEALKFVSYVTINDPAVLEVDQVQYSAMCYPDAGIVDDLLVYRFPDHYFLVVNASNLDKDFAWLQEQSKFFDVTLKNTSPEVAQLALQGPKAEPLLQKICDLKLSDMKFYWFKTGKVDGIEMIVSRTGYTGEDGFELYFDVKYAGQIWEALFKAGREFNLQPSGLGARDSLRLEMKYCLYGNDIDKTTSPLEAGLGWITKLKKEGDFIGKDVLLKQKAEGVKRKLVGFEVEGNAFPRQHYKVFKDGSQVGEVVSGVFSPSVSKGIGTAYVKSELAKTGTELQVEIRGKMIPAKVAETPFWKHSSIKK